AAACAACTTGCTGCTCGTCCGCGGCGCGGTTCCGGGTCCCAATGGCGGCTATTTGATCATCCGAGAAACGAACATTCTGTAAATCAGAATAAGCGCGGCACGAGTGCCGCGGCTAACGATAGCGTTTTTGTACTTCGTACTTAGTCCTTCGTACCTGATGCCATGTCCAGCCTGACCATTTACGATCGAACCGGAAAAGAAGTCGGCCAGTACGACATCGATCCGGTGGAACTCGCTCCGCGAATCAGCAAGCAGTTGCTGCACGACGTGGTGGTGATGTACCAGTCGAATCAGCGGCTGGGGACGGCACAGACGAAGAGCCGCGGGATGGTGGCCGGCACGACCAAGAAGATGTATCGCCAGAAGGGGACCGGCAACGCTCGGGCCGGCTCGCGGCGTAGCGGAATTCGCCGCGGCGGCGGGCATATCTTTCACAAAATGCCGCGCGATTGGACCTATCGGCTACCGCGCAAGGCGCTGCAATTGGCCACGCGGATGGCGCTGGCCTCGAAGATCCGAGATTCGCAAGTCACCGTGATCGACGACTTGAAGTTCGACACGCCCAAAACCCGCGACATGGCCGCCATCCTGTCGGCGCTCAAGTGGCAGGGGGAGACGCTCTTGGTCGCCACGGTCGGCCACGACGCGAACGTGTACAAGTCGGCCCGAAACATCGCGCGCGTCGAGGTATCGCCGGTCGCAGAATTGAATGCCTGGACGTTGCTCGCGCCGCGGCGGCTATTGATCACTCGCGCCGCGCTCGACAAATTCAAGGAACAAGTGAAATCCAACGGCAAGCGCGGCGCCAAAGGACTAGCCGCGGAAACGAAAGACACGGAACCGAGAGACGCGCGACGACGGCGCAGGATTGATTGATCATGGCCACCGAAACGGAAGCCACCGAAACGCTGGAAGCTCCGCCACTTTTGGCGCCGCACCAGATCGTGCTGCGTCCGTTGGTGACGGAGAAGGGGGTCCATCGCTCGACGCGGCATAACGCCTACTCGTTCGAGGTGAACACTTTGGCGACGAAGGCCGATGTGCGCCGAGCGGTCGAGGAATTGTTTAACGTCAAAGTCCGCCGAGTGCACGTGCAGAACCGCCGCGGCAAGCCGCGCCGCAGCCGGTTTCGCTTCGGACGGACCAAAGATTGGAAGAAAGCGATTGTCACGCTCGATCCCGAACACCGCATCAACTTCTTTTAAGTGCATTCTATGGGACTTCGCCGTTACAAACCGACCACTCCGGGCCGCCGCGGGGCGAGTGTCAGCGATTTCGCTGAATTGACCGCCGGCGCAAAGCCGGTCAAGGATCTCACCGTCCGCAAGCGGATGAGCGGCGGGCGGAACAATCAGGGGGTCATCACGGCCCGGCATCGCGGCGGCGGCCACAAACGACGGTATCGGCTGATCGACTTCCGCCGCAACAAGGACGGGGTGCCGGCAAAGGTTGATTCGATCCAGTACGACCCGAATCGCAGCGCCCGCATCGCGCTGTTGCACTATGTCGATGGCGAAAAGCGCTACATTCTCGCCCCGGACGGATTGAAGGAAGGGGCTGAGCTAATGAGCGGTCCCGATTCGCCTCCGTCGGTCGGCAATTGCATGCCTCTGCGGAATGTGCCGCTGGGGATGACCGTCCACAGTATCGAGTTGCAGCCCGGGTGCGGCGGCCGGCTTTGCCGTTCGGCCGGCTCCGGCGCGACGCTCGTCGCTCGCGAGGCCGATTGGGCGCAGTTGACGCTCCCCAGCGGGGAAATTCGCCGCATTCCGGCGGCCTGCCGGGCGACAATCGGCACCATCGGCAACGCCGACCACATGAACATCAATCTCGGCAAAGCGGGGCGGACTCGTTGGCTCGGCTGGCGACCGCACGTGCGCGGCACGGCGATGAACCCGATCGACCACCCCCATGGCGGTGGCGAAGGGCGGACAAAGGGTGGCCGGCATCCGGTCAGCCCGACGGGCAAGAGCGCCAAGGGTGGCGGCACGCGAAAGCGACGAAAGCCTTCGAACTCGGCGATTGTCCGCCGTCGCCGCTCGCGCCGTTATGGGCAGATCAAGATTCACTAAGGGGAATGAGCAGATCAGTTAACGGGAACGAACAAGTCTATTAACGGATACCAACGGGAAGCGGTTGTCGTATGGGAAGGTCGCTCAAAAAAGGGCCGTTCGTCGATCCAAAACTGTTCGGCAAAGTCGAGCGGATGATTGCCGGCGGCGGCCGCGAGCCGATCAAAACTTGGGCTCGGGCCTGCACGATCGTCCCGGAGTTCGTCGGCCACACGTTCCTTGTCCACAACGGCAAGCTGCACATCAAGGTGTTTGTTACCGAAGACATGGTCGGCCACAAGCTGGGCGAGTTCGCTCCAACGCGCACGTTCCGTGGCCACGGCGGCAAGTCGAAGGCTGCGGCGCCGGCAAAATAAGTACGAAGGGCAAAGGACGAAGGACAAAAGACGACTTGGTTGGCGGAGGGGATGGATCATGGCATATACGGCAACCTATCGCTTCGCTCGGATCAGCGCCCGCAAGGTGCGGCCGATGGCCGATTTGATTCGCGGCAAGTTCGCCGACGAGGCGCTCGAGATTTTGAAGTATTTGCCGCACCGCGGGGCGCGGCTCTTGGAAAAAGTGCTTAAGAGCGCGCTGGGCAACGCGGAGGATCAGCGGGCGGGAAGCATCAGCAATCTGGTCGTGGTCGATGCTCGCGTCGACGGCGGCCCGATGCTCAAGCGAATTCAGCCGCGGGCCCGCGGCATGGCATTTATGATCAAGAAGCGGATGGCCCACATCCGCGTTTCGTTGGACACCTTGTAGGAATAAGCAATGGGCCAGAAAGTCAATCCGATCGGGTTCCGCGTGGGCATCATGGAGGGCTGGAAGAGCCGCTGGTATGCCTCGAAGCAGGAATTCAAGGAATTGCTGATCGAAGATTTTCGAATTCGCAAGTTCGTTCACGACAAGTACAAGTTCGCGGGGATTCCGAAGGTCGAAATCGAGCGGACGCGCGACGAAGTGAAGGTGGTGCTGCACACGGCCCGCCCCGGCGTGATCATCGGGCGCAAGGGGCAGGAAGTGGAGCGGCTGCAAGAAGAGTTGCAGCAATTGTTGGGGCGGCGAATCAACATCAAGATCGAAGAGATTTCCCGGCCGGAGATTTTCGCCCAATTGGTCGCCGAGGATATCGCCGAGCAATTGGCGAAGCGGGCCAGCTTTCGGCGGACGATGAAGCGGGCGGTCGAGACTTCGATGGAAGCCGGGGCCAAGGGGATCAAGATTCAATTGGCCGGACGGCTCGGCGGATCGGAAATGGCCCGCCGCGAGAAGCAGATCTCCGGCTCGATGCCGCTTTCGACGTTGCGGGCGAAAATCGATTACGGTTTCAC
The nucleotide sequence above comes from Pirellulales bacterium. Encoded proteins:
- the rplD gene encoding 50S ribosomal protein L4, whose translation is MSSLTIYDRTGKEVGQYDIDPVELAPRISKQLLHDVVVMYQSNQRLGTAQTKSRGMVAGTTKKMYRQKGTGNARAGSRRSGIRRGGGHIFHKMPRDWTYRLPRKALQLATRMALASKIRDSQVTVIDDLKFDTPKTRDMAAILSALKWQGETLLVATVGHDANVYKSARNIARVEVSPVAELNAWTLLAPRRLLITRAALDKFKEQVKSNGKRGAKGLAAETKDTEPRDARRRRRID
- the rplW gene encoding 50S ribosomal protein L23 encodes the protein MATETEATETLEAPPLLAPHQIVLRPLVTEKGVHRSTRHNAYSFEVNTLATKADVRRAVEELFNVKVRRVHVQNRRGKPRRSRFRFGRTKDWKKAIVTLDPEHRINFF
- the rplV gene encoding 50S ribosomal protein L22, which translates into the protein MAYTATYRFARISARKVRPMADLIRGKFADEALEILKYLPHRGARLLEKVLKSALGNAEDQRAGSISNLVVVDARVDGGPMLKRIQPRARGMAFMIKKRMAHIRVSLDTL
- the rpsS gene encoding 30S ribosomal protein S19, yielding MGRSLKKGPFVDPKLFGKVERMIAGGGREPIKTWARACTIVPEFVGHTFLVHNGKLHIKVFVTEDMVGHKLGEFAPTRTFRGHGGKSKAAAPAK
- the rpsC gene encoding 30S ribosomal protein S3; the protein is MGQKVNPIGFRVGIMEGWKSRWYASKQEFKELLIEDFRIRKFVHDKYKFAGIPKVEIERTRDEVKVVLHTARPGVIIGRKGQEVERLQEELQQLLGRRINIKIEEISRPEIFAQLVAEDIAEQLAKRASFRRTMKRAVETSMEAGAKGIKIQLAGRLGGSEMARREKQISGSMPLSTLRAKIDYGFTEAATAQGNIGVQVWINQGMYEDESHGADAQAGQAPKKPKRTYKR
- the rplB gene encoding 50S ribosomal protein L2, yielding MGLRRYKPTTPGRRGASVSDFAELTAGAKPVKDLTVRKRMSGGRNNQGVITARHRGGGHKRRYRLIDFRRNKDGVPAKVDSIQYDPNRSARIALLHYVDGEKRYILAPDGLKEGAELMSGPDSPPSVGNCMPLRNVPLGMTVHSIELQPGCGGRLCRSAGSGATLVAREADWAQLTLPSGEIRRIPAACRATIGTIGNADHMNINLGKAGRTRWLGWRPHVRGTAMNPIDHPHGGGEGRTKGGRHPVSPTGKSAKGGGTRKRRKPSNSAIVRRRRSRRYGQIKIH